The Deinococcus multiflagellatus nucleotide sequence GCGGGACCCTCTCGGTAAACCCGGTCTAACGCTCCCCCGTCCTTACCCCGCGCCGCCCCGGAAAGGGCCCTTAAACGCGCAGCGTGACCATGACGGCCATGTAGCCCCCGCCCCCGGCCGCGCGGAAGATCGCGGGGCTGGTGGAGCCGGAGAACAGCAACTCGGCTTCACCTTCGATAGGGCCCAGAGCGTCCAGCACATGCCGGGCGTTGAAAGCGAGGCTCATGGCGGGTTCGGTGCCGCCCTGCACCACATCCAGGGTGTCCTGCGCGCGGCCGTAATCGCCCTCGGCGGCCAGGCGCAGTTTGCCCTCCGACACCAGGAATTCCACACGGTTATTCGCGTTCTTGTCGGCCAGCACGGCCACGCGGTTCACGGCTTCCTTCAGGGCGGTGGCGGGCAGGGTGACCTGCAGCTTGATCTCCTTGGGAATCACGCGCTCGTAGTCCGGGAAATCGCCGTCGAGCAGCTTCAGGTTCATGCGCACGCGGTCGGTGGTCACGCTCAGCAGGCCCTCGCCGTAGGTGAAACGGGCCTCGCCGTCCTTGAGCACCCGGATCAGTTCATCCACGCTGCGCGCCGGAATGATCAGGTTGCGGCCGTCGCCACTGGCCGGGAAGTCGCGGATGGCCACCCGGTAGCCGTCAGACGCCACCACCCGCGCGCCCTCGGGTCGGTGCTCCAGCTTGATCCCCCGGAAGACGGCCTGAAACGCCTCGTTGCTGGCGGCGTAGCGCACGCTGGCAAAGGCGCGGGCCAGTTCGCCCGAGTCCAGGCTGACATCGGCCTGGGCCGGGAAGCTCAGGGGCGGGTAGGCGTCAATGTCGCCGGTCTGCAGCTTAAAGTCCGAGCCACCCGAGCGCACCGACAGCTCCTGCCCGCTGAGTTCCAGCTCCACCAGTTCGCCGCCCAGATTGCGCACGATCTGCGCGAACAGGTGGGCGGGCACCACGAAGTTCTGCGGCGCTTTGACTTCCGCAGGCACAAAGCACGAGAGGTCAATTTCGAGGTTGGTGCCGCTGAGGGTCAGGCCGGCTTCACTGGCCTCCACCTTCAGGGATGTGAGCAGGGGGTTGCTGCTGCGGCTGGGGATCACCCGCTCCAGCAAGCCCAGGCCTTCGCTCAGGATTTTCTTGGTGACGTGTACGTTCATGCCTTGCCTCACTGTCTGGTCCCTATCTTTTTCCTGTTTTTAAACTTAAAAAAGATAGTAGTAGTAATAGGGCCTGTGGAAACTGTGGAAAAGTGCCTTAGGCGAGCGCCCA carries:
- the dnaN gene encoding DNA polymerase III subunit beta; its protein translation is MNVHVTKKILSEGLGLLERVIPSRSSNPLLTSLKVEASEAGLTLSGTNLEIDLSCFVPAEVKAPQNFVVPAHLFAQIVRNLGGELVELELSGQELSVRSGGSDFKLQTGDIDAYPPLSFPAQADVSLDSGELARAFASVRYAASNEAFQAVFRGIKLEHRPEGARVVASDGYRVAIRDFPASGDGRNLIIPARSVDELIRVLKDGEARFTYGEGLLSVTTDRVRMNLKLLDGDFPDYERVIPKEIKLQVTLPATALKEAVNRVAVLADKNANNRVEFLVSEGKLRLAAEGDYGRAQDTLDVVQGGTEPAMSLAFNARHVLDALGPIEGEAELLFSGSTSPAIFRAAGGGGYMAVMVTLRV